One segment of Streptomyces sp. YIM 121038 DNA contains the following:
- a CDS encoding FkbM family methyltransferase produces MSSGSTVSEVLATLGRRYVRDAPGTLGKAALATRYLNPWLREHPRERVAESVFGARFAVDTRDLIQRYLYLFGVWEPHMSRWLRGRLRPGDVFVDVGANIGYLSVLGARLVGEGGRVVAVEASPEFHRRVLLHRELNGCDNIRAVNAAVSDRRQKLTFVLASAHNMGANSVVPWDGPVESRFETEAVPLPELLEPDEIARARVIKVDVEGAEGSVVRGLAPVLDRLRPDVEIAVEVTPERMAQLGDDVDELLETMRAHGFHTYRLRNDYAPGSYPAAVRYAGDGPLRWRGPVREETDLIFSRVDAEALG; encoded by the coding sequence ATGAGCAGCGGCAGCACGGTGTCGGAGGTCCTGGCCACGCTCGGCAGGCGGTACGTGCGCGACGCCCCGGGCACCCTCGGCAAGGCCGCGCTCGCGACCCGGTATCTGAACCCCTGGCTGCGGGAGCACCCCCGCGAGCGGGTGGCCGAGTCGGTCTTCGGCGCCCGCTTCGCGGTCGACACGCGGGACCTCATCCAGCGCTACCTCTATCTGTTCGGGGTCTGGGAGCCGCACATGTCGCGCTGGCTGCGGGGCCGTCTGCGCCCCGGCGACGTCTTCGTGGACGTCGGCGCGAACATCGGTTACTTGAGCGTCCTGGGGGCCCGCCTCGTCGGCGAAGGGGGGCGCGTGGTGGCCGTCGAGGCCTCGCCCGAGTTCCATCGGCGCGTGCTGCTGCACCGGGAGTTGAACGGCTGCGACAACATCCGGGCGGTCAACGCGGCCGTCTCGGACCGCAGGCAGAAGCTCACCTTCGTCCTCGCCAGCGCCCACAACATGGGCGCGAACAGCGTCGTGCCGTGGGACGGGCCCGTCGAGTCCCGCTTCGAGACGGAGGCCGTCCCGCTGCCCGAGCTCCTGGAGCCGGACGAGATCGCGCGGGCCCGGGTCATCAAGGTGGACGTCGAGGGGGCCGAGGGCAGCGTCGTGCGGGGCCTCGCCCCGGTCCTCGACCGGCTCCGGCCGGACGTGGAGATCGCCGTGGAGGTCACCCCGGAGCGGATGGCGCAGCTCGGCGACGACGTGGACGAGCTCCTGGAGACGATGCGCGCCCACGGGTTCCACACCTACCGCCTGCGCAACGACTATGCGCCGGGCAGCTATCCGGCGGCCGTACGGTACGCGGGCGACGGCCCGCTCCGGTGGCGCGGGCCGGTCCGCGAGGAGACCGACCTGATCTTCTCGCGCGTGGACGCGGAGGCCCTGGGGTGA
- a CDS encoding amidohydrolase family protein produces MSGNVSGNIGGGAGGEARGDGDGRASGVRDLPRVISVDDHVIEPAHLFETWLPAKYRDKGPQPFTAGIGELAYVGGKYRFTTDPDGQITDWWRYEGEVFPYKRIIAAVGFSRDEMTLDGITREQMRRGCWDPRARLEDMDLNHVEASLCFPTFPRFCGQTFAEARDKEVALACVRAYNDWMVEEWCGDSGGRLIPLCLIPLWDVGLAVAEIRRNAARGVRAVTFSEIPTHLGLPSIHSGYWDPFFAACEETGTVVNMHIGSSSQMPAASPDAPPAVQAALSFNNAMASMMDFLFSGVLVKFPRLKLAYSEGQMGWIPYALERADDVWEEHRAWGGVRDLVPEPPSSYYYRQVFCCFFRDRHGIEAIETVGVDNATFETDYPHVDSTWPHTKRVAAEHVGGLSAEVAYKLLRGNAIRMLDLPFDQGRTVAATA; encoded by the coding sequence ATGAGCGGCAACGTGAGCGGCAACATCGGCGGCGGCGCGGGGGGCGAAGCGCGGGGGGACGGGGACGGCCGTGCGTCCGGTGTGCGGGACCTTCCCAGGGTCATCAGCGTGGACGACCACGTGATCGAGCCCGCGCACCTCTTCGAGACCTGGCTCCCGGCCAAGTACCGCGACAAGGGCCCCCAGCCCTTCACCGCCGGGATCGGAGAGCTGGCGTACGTGGGCGGCAAGTACCGCTTCACCACCGATCCGGACGGCCAGATCACCGACTGGTGGCGGTACGAGGGGGAGGTCTTCCCGTACAAGAGGATCATCGCCGCCGTGGGCTTCTCCCGGGACGAGATGACGCTCGACGGCATCACGCGGGAGCAGATGCGGCGCGGGTGCTGGGACCCCAGGGCCCGCCTCGAGGACATGGACCTCAACCACGTCGAGGCCTCGCTGTGCTTCCCCACCTTCCCGCGGTTCTGCGGGCAGACGTTCGCGGAGGCGCGGGACAAGGAGGTCGCCCTGGCCTGCGTCCGCGCGTACAACGACTGGATGGTGGAGGAGTGGTGCGGGGACAGCGGCGGACGCCTCATCCCGCTGTGCCTCATCCCGCTGTGGGACGTGGGGCTCGCCGTCGCGGAGATCCGGCGGAACGCCGCGCGCGGGGTGCGGGCGGTGACGTTCTCCGAGATCCCGACCCATCTGGGCCTGCCGTCGATCCACTCCGGGTACTGGGATCCGTTCTTCGCCGCCTGCGAGGAGACGGGCACGGTGGTGAACATGCACATCGGGAGCAGCTCCCAGATGCCCGCCGCCTCGCCGGACGCGCCGCCCGCCGTCCAGGCCGCGCTGTCCTTCAACAACGCGATGGCCTCGATGATGGACTTCCTGTTCTCGGGCGTCCTGGTGAAGTTCCCCCGGCTCAAGCTCGCCTACAGCGAAGGGCAGATGGGCTGGATCCCGTACGCCCTGGAGCGCGCGGACGACGTGTGGGAGGAGCACCGCGCCTGGGGCGGGGTGCGCGACCTGGTCCCCGAGCCCCCGTCGTCGTACTACTACCGGCAGGTCTTCTGCTGCTTCTTCCGCGACCGGCACGGCATCGAGGCCATCGAGACCGTCGGCGTGGACAACGCGACCTTCGAGACCGACTACCCGCACGTCGACTCGACGTGGCCGCACACGAAACGCGTGGCGGCCGAGCACGTCGGCGGCCTGTCCGCGGAGGTGGCCTACAAGCTGCTGCGCGGCAACGCGATTCGTATGCTGGACCTGCCGTTCGATCAGGGTCGGACGGTCGCGGCCACCGCCTGA
- a CDS encoding glycosyltransferase yields MCRRVTIITAVHAPSARFLPDAYASIRAQELPDGWEWHWLIQEDGKSDLVAPYVPDDERVTFRQGRPGGPGVARTLALAHAEGPYVKVLDADDQLEPGVLARDLAALEADGTLGWATSRVLDLLPDGSTAGFPGDPDHGPIERAAVLDHWKANGFRAPVHPASLFVRRDLLVALGGWMALPASEDTGLLLALGSVARGWFSAEVGLLYRKWEGQVTGQAAHTETAEHAARMAVVESRARALSHFQWRYAPGAS; encoded by the coding sequence ATGTGCCGGCGCGTCACCATCATCACCGCTGTCCACGCCCCGTCCGCCCGCTTCCTGCCGGACGCGTACGCGTCGATCCGCGCACAGGAGCTGCCCGACGGCTGGGAGTGGCACTGGCTGATCCAGGAGGACGGCAAGAGCGACCTGGTCGCCCCCTACGTGCCCGACGACGAGCGGGTGACCTTCCGGCAGGGGCGCCCCGGCGGCCCCGGAGTCGCCCGCACCCTGGCCCTCGCCCACGCCGAAGGGCCCTACGTGAAGGTCCTCGACGCCGACGACCAGCTCGAACCCGGCGTCCTCGCCCGCGACCTGGCGGCCCTGGAGGCGGACGGCACGCTCGGCTGGGCGACGTCACGCGTGCTCGATCTGCTGCCGGACGGGTCCACGGCGGGCTTCCCCGGCGACCCCGACCACGGCCCGATCGAGCGCGCGGCCGTCCTCGACCACTGGAAGGCGAACGGCTTCCGCGCCCCGGTCCACCCCGCCTCGCTCTTCGTGCGCCGCGATCTGCTCGTCGCCCTGGGCGGCTGGATGGCGCTGCCCGCCTCGGAGGACACCGGGCTCCTGCTGGCCCTGGGCTCGGTGGCCCGCGGCTGGTTCTCGGCCGAGGTCGGGCTGCTCTACCGCAAGTGGGAGGGGCAGGTCACGGGCCAGGCCGCGCACACCGAGACGGCGGAGCACGCCGCGCGGATGGCGGTCGTGGAGTCCCGGGCCAGAGCGCTGTCGCACTTCCAGTGGCGGTACGCGCCCGGAGCGTCCTGA
- a CDS encoding DoxX family membrane protein: protein MQTIWLGGAEWCAVLRIGLGLWWLESWRHKDKKSWFSGGGIAWAAGVAEQHRWPVVRRGFDSVVKPRPRLMAYVVAYAELALGLGLIAGFLTPVALAAGLVLNLVYLVLMIHDWAEQGQNLMMALISAVAFFGMAWQTWSLDETLGLFL, encoded by the coding sequence ATGCAGACGATCTGGCTCGGCGGTGCCGAGTGGTGCGCGGTGCTCAGGATCGGCCTCGGCCTGTGGTGGCTGGAGAGCTGGCGGCACAAGGACAAGAAGAGCTGGTTCTCGGGCGGCGGCATCGCGTGGGCGGCGGGCGTGGCCGAGCAGCACCGCTGGCCCGTCGTCCGCCGGGGCTTCGACAGCGTGGTCAAGCCGCGCCCGCGCCTCATGGCGTACGTCGTCGCCTACGCGGAACTGGCCCTGGGCCTCGGCCTGATCGCGGGCTTCCTCACCCCGGTCGCCCTGGCCGCGGGCCTGGTGCTCAACCTGGTCTACCTCGTCCTGATGATCCACGACTGGGCGGAGCAGGGGCAGAACCTGATGATGGCGCTGATCTCGGCGGTGGCCTTCTTCGGCATGGCCTGGCAGACGTGGTCACTGGACGAGACGCTGGGGCTGTTCCTGTAG
- a CDS encoding CDP-alcohol phosphatidyltransferase family protein, translating to MARAGFDRVLTIPNALSALRVAGVPVFLWLVLQPYFGNANRDGWAVALLALSGATDYLDGKLARRWNQITRLGQVLDPAADRLYTASTLLALLLRDIIPWWFLVLLLARDVFMTFNVAVLRSRGYGPLQVNFMGKAATFNLMYAFPLLLLASGDGTVADAARVCGWALALWGAALYWWSAALYTTQVRRLRRSTTPA from the coding sequence GTGGCGCGTGCAGGATTCGACCGGGTACTCACGATCCCCAACGCGCTGAGCGCACTGCGGGTCGCCGGGGTTCCCGTATTCCTCTGGCTCGTGCTTCAGCCGTACTTCGGAAATGCGAATCGCGACGGATGGGCCGTCGCCCTCCTCGCGCTCAGCGGCGCGACCGATTACCTCGACGGCAAACTGGCCCGCAGATGGAACCAGATCACCCGCCTCGGCCAGGTCCTCGACCCCGCGGCGGACCGCCTCTACACGGCGTCCACGCTGCTGGCTCTGCTGCTGCGGGACATCATTCCCTGGTGGTTCCTCGTCCTGCTCCTCGCGCGCGACGTCTTCATGACGTTCAACGTCGCCGTCCTGCGCAGCAGGGGATACGGCCCGCTCCAGGTGAACTTCATGGGGAAGGCGGCCACCTTCAACCTGATGTACGCCTTCCCCCTGCTCCTCCTGGCGAGCGGGGACGGCACGGTCGCCGACGCGGCCCGCGTCTGCGGCTGGGCGCTCGCCCTGTGGGGCGCGGCCCTCTACTGGTGGTCGGCCGCGCTCTACACGACGCAGGTGCGCCGACTGCGGCGGAGCACCACGCCCGCGTAG
- the cobN gene encoding cobaltochelatase subunit CobN has translation MQHTTGPRILLLSTSDTDLLSARAATGPVTYRFANPSRLPLDDLPGLLDGADLVVVRLLGGIRAWQEGLDLLLADGRPVVVLSGEQAPDAQLMAASTVPVGIAAEAHAYLAHGGPANLEQLARFLSDTVLLTGHGFESPAPAPTWGPLERQAPAGEGPTVAVLYYRAHHMSGNTAFVHALCDAVEAAGARPLPLYVASLRAPEPELIDALRAADAIVTTVLAAGGTKPAEASAGGDDESWDAGALTALDVPILQALCLTGSRSAWEENDEGVSPLDAASQIAVPEFDGRLITVPFSFKEIDADGLPAYVADPERAARVAGIAVRHARLKHIPAAAKRIALVLSAYPTKHSRIGNAVGLDTPASAVELLRRLRAEGYDFGDAEIPGLVSGDGDELIRALIEAGGHDQDWLTEEQLARNPVRIPAADYRRWYATLPEELRSAVEEHWGPAPGEMFLDRSRAGRGGDPDGDIVLAALRFGNLLILIQPPRGFGENPIAIYHDPDLPPSHHYLAAYRWIAAAASDGGFGADAMVHLGKHGNLEWLPGKNAGLSAACAPDAALGDIPLVYPFLVNDPGEGTQAKRRVHATLIDHLVPPMARADSYGDIARLEQLLDEYAQISSMDPAKLPAIRAQIWTLIQAAKLDHDLGLEDRPDDDGFDDFLLHVDGWLCEVKDAQIRDGLHVLGAPPAGADRVNLVLAILRARQIWGGTTALPGLREALGLDESAATRTTADAAEEQARALVVAMEEADWDPAAVPAVAASVAEDRRDQVTAILEFAAREVVPRLSATTAELDHAVHALNGGFVPAGPSGSPLRGLVNVLPTGRNFYSVDPKAVPSRLAWETGQALADSLLERYRADNGEWPTSVGLSLWGTSAMRTAGDDVAEALALLGVRPVWDDASRRVTGLEAIPYEELNRPRIDVTLRISGFFRDAFPHTIGLLDDAVRLAASLDEPAEANHVRAHVQADLAEHGDERRATTRIFGSRPGTYGAGLLQLIDSRDWRTDADLAEVYTVWGGYAYGRGLEGRPARAEMEATYKRIAIAAKNTDTREHDIADSDDYFQYHGGMVATVKALRGGKAPEAYIGDSTRPETIRTRTLVEETSRVFRARVVNPKWIEAMRRHGYKGAFELAATVDYLFGYDATTGVVADWMYDKLTETYVLDPTNRDFLKEANPWALHGIAERLLEAESRGMWSKPDPATLEALRQIYLETEGNLEGDDA, from the coding sequence ATGCAGCACACGACCGGGCCCCGCATCCTGCTTCTGTCGACGTCCGACACCGACCTCCTCAGCGCCCGCGCGGCCACGGGCCCGGTGACCTACCGGTTCGCCAACCCGTCCCGCCTCCCGCTGGACGACCTGCCCGGCCTGCTCGACGGCGCCGACCTCGTCGTCGTCCGCCTCCTCGGCGGCATCCGCGCCTGGCAGGAGGGCCTCGACCTGCTGCTCGCCGACGGCCGCCCCGTGGTGGTCCTCAGCGGGGAACAGGCGCCCGACGCCCAGCTGATGGCCGCCTCCACGGTCCCCGTCGGCATCGCCGCCGAGGCGCACGCCTACCTCGCGCACGGCGGCCCCGCCAACCTGGAGCAGCTCGCCCGCTTCCTCAGCGACACCGTGCTGCTCACCGGCCACGGCTTCGAGTCGCCCGCGCCCGCGCCGACCTGGGGCCCCCTGGAGCGGCAGGCCCCGGCGGGCGAGGGCCCGACCGTCGCCGTGCTCTACTACCGCGCCCACCACATGAGCGGCAACACCGCCTTCGTGCACGCCCTGTGCGACGCCGTCGAGGCGGCGGGCGCCCGGCCGCTGCCGCTGTACGTGGCCTCGCTGCGCGCCCCCGAGCCCGAGCTGATCGACGCGCTGCGGGCCGCCGACGCCATCGTCACCACGGTCCTCGCGGCGGGCGGCACCAAGCCCGCCGAGGCCTCGGCCGGAGGCGACGACGAGTCCTGGGACGCGGGCGCGCTCACCGCGCTCGACGTGCCGATCCTCCAGGCCCTGTGCCTGACCGGCTCGCGCTCCGCCTGGGAGGAGAACGACGAGGGCGTCTCGCCGCTGGACGCCGCGAGCCAGATCGCGGTGCCGGAGTTCGACGGCCGGCTGATCACGGTGCCGTTCTCCTTCAAGGAGATCGACGCGGACGGCCTCCCGGCGTACGTCGCCGACCCCGAGCGCGCGGCCCGCGTCGCCGGGATCGCCGTGCGCCACGCCCGTCTCAAGCACATCCCGGCCGCCGCCAAGCGGATCGCGCTCGTCCTGTCCGCGTACCCGACGAAGCACTCCCGGATCGGCAACGCGGTCGGCCTGGACACGCCCGCGAGCGCCGTGGAGCTCCTGCGCCGACTGCGCGCCGAGGGCTACGACTTCGGCGACGCCGAGATCCCGGGCCTCGTCTCCGGCGACGGCGACGAGCTGATCCGCGCGCTGATCGAGGCGGGCGGCCACGACCAGGACTGGCTCACCGAGGAGCAGCTGGCGCGGAACCCGGTCCGCATCCCGGCCGCCGACTACCGGCGCTGGTACGCGACGCTCCCCGAGGAGCTGCGCTCGGCCGTCGAGGAGCACTGGGGCCCGGCGCCCGGCGAGATGTTCCTGGACCGCAGCCGGGCGGGCCGGGGCGGCGATCCGGACGGCGACATCGTCCTCGCCGCCCTGCGCTTCGGGAACCTGCTGATCCTCATCCAGCCGCCGCGCGGCTTCGGCGAGAACCCCATCGCGATCTACCACGACCCGGACCTGCCGCCCTCGCACCACTACCTGGCGGCGTACCGCTGGATCGCGGCGGCCGCGTCCGACGGCGGCTTCGGCGCCGACGCGATGGTCCACCTCGGCAAGCACGGCAACCTGGAGTGGCTGCCCGGCAAGAACGCGGGCCTGTCCGCCGCCTGCGCCCCCGACGCGGCCCTCGGCGACATCCCGCTCGTCTACCCGTTCCTGGTCAACGACCCGGGCGAGGGCACCCAGGCCAAGCGCCGCGTGCACGCCACCCTCATCGACCACCTCGTCCCGCCGATGGCCCGCGCCGACTCCTACGGCGACATCGCGCGCCTGGAGCAGCTCCTCGACGAGTACGCGCAGATCAGCTCGATGGACCCGGCGAAGCTCCCGGCCATCCGCGCCCAGATCTGGACCCTCATCCAGGCCGCGAAGCTCGACCACGACCTGGGTCTTGAGGACCGTCCCGACGACGACGGCTTCGACGACTTCCTGCTGCACGTCGACGGCTGGCTGTGCGAGGTCAAGGACGCCCAGATCCGTGACGGCCTGCACGTCCTCGGCGCCCCGCCGGCCGGTGCGGACCGCGTCAACCTGGTCCTGGCGATCCTGCGCGCCCGCCAGATCTGGGGCGGCACCACGGCCCTGCCCGGCCTGCGCGAGGCCCTCGGCCTCGACGAGTCGGCCGCCACGCGCACCACGGCCGACGCGGCGGAGGAGCAGGCCCGCGCCCTGGTCGTGGCGATGGAGGAGGCCGACTGGGACCCGGCGGCCGTACCGGCGGTGGCGGCGTCCGTCGCCGAGGACCGCCGCGACCAGGTGACGGCCATCCTGGAGTTCGCCGCCCGCGAGGTCGTGCCGCGCCTGTCGGCGACCACGGCCGAGCTGGACCACGCCGTGCACGCCCTGAACGGCGGCTTCGTCCCCGCGGGCCCCTCGGGCTCCCCGCTGCGCGGCCTGGTCAACGTCCTGCCGACGGGCCGCAACTTCTACTCCGTCGACCCCAAGGCGGTGCCGTCCCGGCTCGCCTGGGAGACGGGCCAGGCCCTGGCCGACTCCCTCCTGGAGCGCTACCGCGCGGACAACGGCGAGTGGCCCACCTCGGTCGGCCTCTCCCTGTGGGGCACCAGCGCGATGCGCACCGCGGGCGACGACGTCGCCGAGGCCCTTGCCCTGCTGGGCGTCCGCCCGGTCTGGGACGACGCGTCCCGCCGCGTCACGGGCCTGGAGGCGATCCCGTACGAGGAGCTGAACCGCCCCCGCATCGACGTCACCCTGCGCATCTCCGGCTTCTTCCGCGACGCCTTCCCGCACACCATCGGCCTCCTGGACGACGCGGTGCGCCTCGCGGCGTCGCTCGACGAGCCCGCCGAGGCCAACCACGTCCGGGCCCACGTCCAGGCGGACCTCGCCGAGCACGGCGACGAACGCCGGGCCACCACCCGCATCTTCGGCTCCCGCCCCGGCACGTACGGCGCGGGCCTGCTCCAGCTCATCGACTCGCGCGACTGGCGCACCGACGCGGACCTCGCCGAGGTGTACACGGTCTGGGGCGGCTACGCCTACGGCCGCGGCCTGGAGGGCCGCCCGGCCCGCGCCGAGATGGAAGCGACGTACAAGCGCATCGCGATCGCGGCCAAGAACACCGACACCCGCGAGCACGACATCGCCGACTCCGACGACTACTTCCAGTACCACGGCGGCATGGTCGCCACGGTGAAGGCGCTGCGCGGCGGCAAGGCGCCCGAGGCGTACATCGGCGACTCCACCCGTCCCGAGACGATCCGCACCCGCACCCTGGTCGAGGAGACCTCCCGCGTCTTCCGCGCCCGCGTGGTCAACCCCAAGTGGATCGAGGCGATGCGCCGCCACGGCTACAAGGGCGCCTTCGAACTCGCCGCCACCGTCGACTACCTCTTCGGCTACGACGCCACCACCGGCGTGGTCGCCGACTGGATGTACGACAAGCTCACCGAGACCTACGTCCTGGACCCCACCAACCGCGACTTCCTCAAGGAAGCCAACCCCTGGGCCCTCCACGGCATAGCCGAACGCCTCCTGGAAGCCGAATCCCGGGGCATGTGGTCCAAGCCGGACCCCGCCACCCTGGAGGCCCTCCGCCAGATCTACCTGGAGACCGAGGGCAACTTGGAGGGCGACGACGCCTGA